In Tsuneonella dongtanensis, a single window of DNA contains:
- a CDS encoding VOC family protein has translation MSVDLSPFHVAFPVHDIAAARAFYGGTMGLAEGRSDDAWVDFDLFGHQIVAHLDPNLAEKRQGDCHHNPVDGHDVPVPHFGVVLDMERFSHLADRLRDEGVEFVIEPYIRFAGEVGEQATMFFLDPSGNALEFKAFKDRSQLFAT, from the coding sequence ATGAGCGTAGATCTCTCCCCATTCCATGTCGCGTTTCCGGTGCACGACATCGCTGCCGCACGAGCCTTCTACGGCGGGACGATGGGCCTCGCGGAAGGCCGAAGTGACGACGCATGGGTCGATTTCGATCTGTTTGGCCATCAGATCGTTGCCCATCTCGATCCGAATTTGGCTGAGAAACGACAAGGAGATTGTCATCACAATCCAGTGGATGGACATGATGTTCCGGTGCCGCATTTCGGCGTCGTGTTGGACATGGAAAGGTTTTCGCACCTAGCAGATCGTCTGCGTGATGAAGGCGTGGAGTTCGTGATAGAGCCATATATTCGCTTTGCCGGAGAGGTGGGCGAACAAGCGACCATGTTCTTTCTCGATCCATCCGGCAATGCGCTGGAATTCAAGGCCTTTAAAGACCGTAGCCAGCTTTTCGCCACGTGA
- a CDS encoding acetamidase/formamidase family protein: MARPINLPASPATTHWGFLDPHLPAVVTVNPGDVVVVNTVSSGEDRMPKDRERFGILSDHLEIVATTASDMGPHILTGPIAIEGAQPGDLLSVSVLDIRLRQNFAWNEIGPGSGVLPELEPDVDLLILPVDPQGGTIEFPWGSTVKARPFFGVMAVQPPSELGRVSSLIPGVFGGNMDIRLFGPGATVHFPVYQSGAGFSCGDGHAIQGDGEVNGTAAETALSGTFRFDLVPGGALLPFPWGERDGILITMAVDEDLELAAKQALRQAVLLLGDRFGLSSGEAYRHASLATDLSISQLVNVRKGVHCAIDVSMLV, from the coding sequence ATGGCCAGGCCCATAAACCTGCCCGCTTCTCCTGCGACGACACATTGGGGCTTCTTGGATCCACACTTGCCAGCAGTAGTTACAGTAAACCCGGGCGACGTGGTCGTGGTCAATACCGTTTCGAGCGGCGAAGATCGAATGCCAAAAGACCGTGAGCGTTTTGGGATACTGTCCGACCACCTTGAGATCGTCGCTACAACTGCGTCGGATATGGGGCCGCACATCCTTACCGGGCCGATTGCGATCGAAGGAGCGCAGCCCGGCGATCTTTTGTCAGTTAGTGTGCTGGACATTCGGTTACGGCAGAACTTTGCCTGGAATGAAATCGGTCCCGGAAGCGGCGTGCTGCCCGAACTTGAGCCAGACGTTGACTTACTGATCTTACCCGTTGACCCGCAGGGGGGCACGATTGAGTTCCCGTGGGGCAGCACCGTCAAGGCGCGGCCGTTTTTCGGCGTTATGGCAGTGCAACCCCCAAGCGAGCTAGGGAGGGTATCGTCTTTAATTCCGGGCGTTTTCGGCGGAAACATGGATATCCGATTATTCGGTCCGGGAGCCACAGTGCATTTTCCGGTGTATCAGTCCGGCGCCGGTTTTTCGTGCGGAGACGGGCATGCCATCCAAGGGGATGGCGAGGTGAATGGGACGGCGGCTGAGACCGCTCTTTCCGGAACATTCCGTTTCGATCTTGTGCCTGGCGGCGCGCTCCTTCCTTTTCCGTGGGGCGAGCGCGACGGTATTCTAATCACGATGGCTGTCGACGAAGATCTAGAACTCGCGGCAAAGCAGGCGTTGCGTCAGGCGGTTCTCCTGCTTGGAGATCGCTTCGGCTTATCGAGTGGCGAAGCCTATCGGCATGCAAGCCTAGCGACCGATCTTTCGATATCTCAATTGGTGAACGTGCGCAAAGGTGTCCATTGCGCAATTGATGTATCCATGCTCGTATAG
- a CDS encoding LysR substrate-binding domain-containing protein, with translation MAIETQYLRKEQDNSSVRVSALPMFGIAWLLPRMPDFWARHPTINVALTYSPPNVREFPDHDLWIGFEEDSNVPTRGRAPLMNGATVPVCSPLYLDRKGPILQPSDLTGHDLLHEESYDPWNAWFSANGIEPELAERGRVLTDGNLLLASVLAGDGVALVHKAIISRHLKSHTLVQLFDCQVEEKFGYFLSWDPEVTLRRSVLTFRDWLLECANEAIG, from the coding sequence ATGGCCATCGAAACGCAATACCTCAGGAAGGAGCAAGATAATTCATCTGTGCGCGTAAGCGCACTTCCAATGTTCGGAATAGCCTGGTTGCTGCCACGTATGCCGGATTTCTGGGCTCGGCATCCAACAATAAATGTGGCACTTACATATTCACCACCCAACGTTCGCGAATTTCCTGATCACGATCTATGGATCGGCTTCGAAGAAGATTCGAACGTACCAACACGAGGGCGCGCGCCACTGATGAACGGGGCGACCGTTCCGGTATGCAGTCCGCTCTATCTTGACCGCAAGGGGCCCATATTACAACCATCTGACCTGACCGGTCACGACCTCCTCCACGAGGAATCATACGATCCGTGGAACGCGTGGTTTAGCGCCAATGGTATCGAACCCGAGCTGGCCGAGCGCGGGCGTGTCTTGACGGATGGAAATCTACTCCTTGCAAGCGTACTCGCGGGCGACGGTGTGGCGCTAGTTCACAAGGCTATCATCAGCCGACATTTGAAATCGCATACACTTGTCCAACTGTTCGACTGCCAAGTCGAAGAAAAGTTCGGCTATTTTTTGTCCTGGGATCCCGAGGTTACCCTACGGCGGAGTGTTCTTACTTTCCGGGACTGGCTTCTTGAATGTGCAAACGAGGCAATCGGTTAA
- a CDS encoding SMP-30/gluconolactonase/LRE family protein translates to MSVKLECLWPVASTLGEGPRWSTNEQSLYFVDIKKPCLHRIHPETGKTQSWVMPDEIGFVGFSENSEMLGGFSDGIYRIGRNGIRGERIACPEPDLPGNRLNDGIVDADGNLWFGSMDNSEKAETGALYRLSPDGKLVTVDRGYCITNGPAFSPDGKTLYHTDTLRRVIYRFDIEETNVFNRKVFARIDEEEGCPDGLTVDADGCIWSGLWGGWGLLRFAPDGGLITKLEVPTANVTACTFGGRNLDTLFITTARKGLSDIDLLRQPLAGGLFVCDPGVKGLPQHLFA, encoded by the coding sequence ATGAGCGTGAAGTTGGAATGTCTTTGGCCCGTCGCGTCAACTCTGGGAGAAGGGCCGCGCTGGTCCACTAACGAGCAAAGTCTTTACTTCGTCGACATAAAGAAGCCGTGCCTCCATCGGATCCATCCCGAGACCGGCAAGACCCAATCATGGGTTATGCCAGACGAAATCGGCTTTGTCGGCTTTTCGGAGAACAGCGAAATGCTGGGAGGGTTCTCTGACGGGATCTATCGGATTGGGCGGAACGGTATCCGTGGAGAGCGAATAGCCTGTCCCGAACCCGATCTCCCGGGCAATCGGCTTAACGACGGGATCGTAGATGCCGACGGCAATCTGTGGTTCGGTTCGATGGACAATTCGGAGAAAGCAGAGACAGGTGCGCTTTATCGGTTATCGCCCGACGGCAAACTCGTAACGGTCGATCGGGGCTACTGCATCACAAATGGCCCTGCGTTCAGTCCCGACGGGAAAACTCTCTATCACACCGATACACTTAGGCGTGTGATATATCGTTTTGATATTGAAGAGACAAACGTCTTCAATCGCAAGGTCTTTGCGAGAATCGATGAAGAGGAAGGCTGCCCGGACGGGCTGACTGTCGATGCAGACGGGTGCATATGGTCGGGCTTGTGGGGCGGCTGGGGACTGTTGCGGTTTGCGCCTGATGGGGGACTGATTACAAAACTGGAAGTGCCAACCGCGAATGTCACAGCCTGCACCTTCGGGGGAAGGAACCTCGACACACTTTTCATAACAACAGCCCGCAAGGGATTATCGGATATAGATCTCCTACGACAGCCGCTCGCTGGCGGTTTGTTTGTCTGTGATCCGGGAGTAAAAGGGCTCCCTCAGCACCTATTTGCGTGA
- a CDS encoding RraA family protein, with product MFDVLRERGLTDCLLPYRIVPLDRAMVASGPAFTVRGRPEPSISPHESLLRWTEMLSAIPKGSVVVCQPQDSGRALMGELSAETLQFRGVRGFIVDGGCRDTSFIRKIGFPVFSSFHTPRDIVGAWVPEEFDAPISIGGVIVRSGDFVLGDCDGIVRIPAEMVEDIITESERVIATESLVRKAILGGIDPKEAYVRYGKF from the coding sequence GTGTTCGACGTGTTGCGAGAACGCGGCCTTACTGACTGCCTTCTGCCATACAGAATCGTACCCCTTGACCGCGCCATGGTAGCTTCCGGACCGGCCTTCACGGTCCGCGGTCGCCCAGAGCCGAGCATTTCCCCGCATGAGAGTCTGCTCCGTTGGACAGAGATGCTCTCTGCCATACCGAAAGGCTCTGTCGTGGTATGCCAGCCGCAGGATTCTGGCCGAGCATTGATGGGGGAGCTTTCTGCTGAGACGCTTCAATTTCGCGGCGTGCGAGGCTTCATAGTGGATGGCGGCTGCCGCGATACAAGCTTCATTAGGAAGATTGGTTTCCCCGTCTTTTCAAGTTTCCACACGCCGCGAGATATCGTGGGGGCATGGGTGCCAGAGGAATTCGACGCACCGATCAGTATCGGAGGCGTTATCGTTCGCTCAGGTGATTTCGTTCTCGGCGATTGCGACGGAATCGTGCGTATTCCAGCCGAGATGGTGGAGGATATCATCACTGAGTCAGAGCGTGTGATTGCCACGGAGAGCCTCGTACGCAAGGCAATATTGGGAGGCATCGATCCGAAGGAGGCTTATGTCCGCTACGGCAAGTTCTGA
- a CDS encoding IlvD/Edd family dehydratase: MAGRGEDRPRLRSRAWFDDPGRIDMTALYLERWMNQGITPDELRSGRPIIGIAQSGSDLSPCNRIHLDLVNRVRDGIRDSGGVPLVFPTHPIAENCRRPTAALDRNLAYMTLVELLHGYPFDGVVLTTGCDKTTPSAIMAASTVDIPAIVLSGGPMLDGWHDGELVGSGTVIWRSRRLLAAGEIDDETFISRATASAPSAGHCNTMGTASTMNAVAEALGLSLPGCAAIPAPYRERGQMAYATGSRIVEMVAEDLRPSRILSRSSFLNAIALVSACGGSTNAQPHINAMARHAGYKIKSEDWQKAWDVPLIVNMQPAGAYLGERFHRAGGVPAVLFELLRTNRIDGTALACTGKTIAEGLAGKESRDREMILTPEEPLATHGGFRVLTGNLFDFGIMKTSVISDRFRKSYLSQPGQEGIFEVRAIVFDGSDDYHERINDPTLQIDESCILVIRGAGPIGWPGSAEVVNLQPPDALIQKGIMSLPTLGDGRQSGTADSPSILNVSPESAAGGGLAWLRTGDTIRVDLNSGRCDALVAPEEICRRLSAGSPEIRESETPWQEMFRQTVGQMEDGAVMEFAVKYRGVGAKVPRHNH, translated from the coding sequence ATGGCAGGAAGAGGGGAAGATCGGCCTCGGCTCCGGTCCAGAGCCTGGTTTGATGACCCGGGCCGAATAGACATGACCGCGCTATACCTGGAACGCTGGATGAACCAGGGAATTACGCCAGACGAATTGCGTTCCGGAAGGCCCATTATCGGCATTGCGCAATCCGGCAGCGACTTGTCGCCCTGCAACCGTATCCATCTCGATCTCGTCAATCGTGTCCGCGACGGCATACGCGATTCAGGTGGTGTACCGCTTGTTTTTCCCACCCATCCGATCGCGGAAAATTGCCGACGGCCGACTGCGGCACTGGACCGCAACCTTGCATACATGACGCTCGTCGAACTGCTGCACGGATATCCATTCGATGGAGTGGTGCTGACCACTGGCTGTGACAAGACCACCCCGTCCGCAATTATGGCCGCATCTACGGTCGACATTCCTGCGATCGTCCTTTCGGGCGGCCCTATGCTCGATGGCTGGCACGATGGAGAACTCGTTGGTTCGGGAACGGTTATCTGGCGTTCCCGGCGCCTGCTTGCAGCGGGCGAGATCGACGATGAAACATTCATTAGCCGGGCAACCGCGTCTGCACCGTCGGCTGGCCACTGCAACACCATGGGCACGGCATCTACTATGAATGCTGTCGCAGAAGCACTTGGCCTCTCCTTGCCCGGCTGCGCAGCCATACCAGCTCCTTATCGCGAACGCGGCCAAATGGCCTACGCGACAGGTAGCCGGATCGTGGAGATGGTGGCAGAGGACCTGCGCCCTTCTCGCATACTAAGCCGATCTTCGTTCCTCAATGCAATCGCCCTAGTTTCTGCATGCGGTGGTTCGACGAACGCTCAACCGCACATTAACGCAATGGCTAGGCACGCGGGATACAAGATCAAATCGGAAGACTGGCAGAAAGCATGGGACGTCCCGCTGATCGTCAACATGCAACCCGCTGGCGCTTACTTGGGTGAACGCTTCCACCGTGCCGGTGGAGTTCCGGCGGTACTTTTTGAGTTGCTGCGCACCAATCGAATAGATGGCACCGCGCTAGCGTGCACCGGTAAGACCATCGCAGAAGGCTTGGCTGGTAAGGAATCCCGGGACCGCGAGATGATCCTTACGCCCGAAGAGCCTTTGGCGACTCATGGCGGATTCCGGGTGCTTACGGGCAACCTGTTCGATTTCGGTATCATGAAAACCAGCGTTATTTCCGATCGATTCCGCAAATCATATCTCTCCCAACCGGGTCAGGAGGGGATCTTTGAAGTACGGGCCATCGTCTTCGACGGATCGGATGATTATCACGAGCGGATCAACGATCCCACGCTCCAGATCGACGAGTCATGCATCCTTGTCATTCGCGGCGCTGGTCCAATCGGCTGGCCTGGCTCGGCCGAAGTAGTGAACCTTCAACCACCCGATGCTCTGATACAGAAAGGAATAATGAGCCTTCCGACACTCGGTGACGGCCGCCAGTCGGGAACTGCGGACAGCCCGTCAATTCTCAATGTATCGCCGGAAAGCGCGGCCGGTGGCGGATTGGCATGGCTGCGAACGGGTGACACAATCCGTGTCGATCTGAACTCCGGTCGTTGCGACGCTCTTGTTGCGCCCGAAGAAATATGTCGGCGGCTTTCCGCAGGATCCCCTGAAATACGTGAAAGCGAAACGCCTTGGCAGGAAATGTTCAGGCAGACCGTCGGCCAGATGGAGGACGGGGCCGTCATGGAATTCGCCGTGAAATATCGAGGCGTCGGCGCAAAAGTGCCGCGCCACAATCACTAG
- a CDS encoding extracellular solute-binding protein: MSTQARFALKGFLPFSLCLASLTACDAGAGDNPLVVITSGGAMRAAQVDVIGSAYREVGGKRVVWGESIGGNLVEVYAQDRARNVLWDAVIANPSSATRACERGILAKLDPADMLPGNDGTIAEDDFVEQAVSPCFIGSTMWSLVLAYRCDSPEGIPQGAADFFDIEKFPGRRGIQRWPVYTLELALVADGVPPEQVYEVLATRDGVARAFAKIDTIKPQIVWWDSGAQAAQLIADQEVSMTLAPAGRIISASVGEQLPICIQWRNQILTQDVWVVPKRSKNKKAAIDFLKVATRPDVQARMAERLPYSPSRISALKLVGKSPTLGVEMRPLLPTAPENLVEPIRINDQFWADHEGEILPQFYAWLESK, encoded by the coding sequence ATGAGCACGCAGGCCAGGTTTGCCCTGAAAGGTTTCCTGCCCTTCAGCCTATGTCTGGCGTCACTTACCGCGTGCGATGCTGGTGCAGGAGATAACCCCCTTGTGGTGATCACAAGCGGTGGAGCCATGCGAGCAGCTCAGGTCGATGTAATCGGTTCCGCGTATCGTGAGGTTGGCGGCAAGCGGGTGGTTTGGGGGGAAAGTATCGGGGGCAATCTGGTCGAGGTATACGCTCAAGATCGTGCCCGAAATGTTCTCTGGGACGCGGTAATCGCGAACCCCTCCTCCGCAACGCGCGCGTGCGAGCGCGGGATCCTCGCGAAGCTGGACCCTGCAGATATGCTTCCTGGGAATGACGGTACTATCGCTGAAGATGACTTCGTAGAGCAGGCCGTTTCCCCATGCTTTATCGGGTCCACAATGTGGTCACTTGTGCTGGCTTATCGCTGCGATTCACCAGAGGGGATTCCACAAGGTGCCGCCGATTTTTTCGACATTGAGAAATTCCCTGGACGACGCGGAATTCAACGCTGGCCGGTTTATACACTCGAGCTGGCTCTGGTCGCCGATGGCGTGCCGCCTGAACAAGTGTATGAAGTTTTGGCGACGAGGGACGGGGTAGCTAGGGCCTTCGCGAAGATCGATACGATCAAGCCACAAATCGTGTGGTGGGATTCGGGGGCGCAAGCTGCGCAATTGATCGCCGACCAAGAAGTATCAATGACCCTCGCACCGGCAGGCCGGATCATTTCCGCTTCCGTTGGGGAACAGCTTCCGATTTGCATCCAATGGAGAAACCAAATCCTGACGCAGGATGTGTGGGTTGTTCCCAAAAGATCGAAAAACAAAAAGGCCGCAATTGATTTCCTGAAGGTAGCCACTCGTCCAGATGTGCAGGCTAGAATGGCCGAGCGACTTCCATACTCGCCCAGCCGAATCTCTGCCCTTAAATTGGTTGGCAAGAGCCCTACCCTTGGCGTCGAAATGCGGCCGCTCCTGCCAACAGCTCCGGAAAATCTCGTCGAACCAATACGCATCAACGATCAATTTTGGGCAGATCATGAAGGTGAAATCCTGCCGCAGTTCTACGCGTGGCTCGAAAGCAAGTGA
- a CDS encoding CoA transferase has product MSVVQPLVGTKVLEIAGRQAGAGVGRILADLGASITKIIHPNYERTPAELWLDRGKGIRFQHLSEANIEAMLETTDVVIENGRPGRLSRFGLDAEAVRNVRPEIVHLSLPGFPATDPRSKLRSSEGVICAAAGLYAERGWSHALRGNGPAITDMPMASAYATAFGTLAVLVALLERRRDGVGDTIEVSLHNALLEGLSYNHLKLEDLPNRYVDRRARWVRKGAKCDETTLQRLLDPVYRSYRCADGRYFYLATPPHRDIVPRTLSALGLWDELIASGLPLDYPYAASDLWKDREEGSIFGPPQLADRWFDKLYDGLVSRFAERPASAWADHFRQAGLSGQIVQTREEWRADPHALQSGLIDQESGMPGVLLWPIDDGPRGEADPVSNMRDVTILDLANVIAGPTCAGALARFGPRIIKIDAPSPNFDPYITVVLALQYGRGKDSMLLDVRTPPGRDLFHELVRKSDVITYNGAPSQPGALGIAPANLRALNPRAALVQVSAYGGPYTGPKSDCRGYDEILQAATGIMAAHREGDYPPEEFAQFGCVDVLTGLLGSCATMAAILSRGASWATSLAAGAQLIQLPLLCGESGVGGRIETLADGFYYLDEDVPPISDPATLCVAELDARVATHDWAGHRVTSYQELRATFATNREDLPDAMTKGMAAFTTDTGHPVATSLTLLEQTAVRRERPIIAPARLEKYGQSTRAICAELGCSDAKFEDLKQAGVVAESWPQHTQFLPV; this is encoded by the coding sequence GTGAGTGTTGTACAACCCCTGGTCGGGACGAAAGTCCTTGAAATTGCTGGACGGCAAGCCGGCGCTGGTGTTGGACGGATCCTGGCTGATTTAGGTGCCAGCATCACTAAAATTATCCATCCAAATTATGAGCGAACCCCCGCTGAACTTTGGCTGGACCGGGGCAAGGGAATTAGATTTCAGCACCTTTCCGAAGCTAACATTGAAGCGATGCTCGAGACTACGGATGTCGTGATCGAGAATGGTCGACCAGGACGGCTGTCGCGATTCGGGCTCGACGCCGAGGCAGTGCGCAATGTGCGCCCGGAAATTGTCCACCTGTCTTTGCCTGGGTTTCCTGCCACCGATCCACGCAGCAAACTTCGCTCGAGCGAAGGCGTTATCTGTGCAGCGGCAGGCCTTTATGCAGAACGAGGCTGGTCGCATGCCCTTCGCGGTAACGGACCTGCGATCACCGACATGCCGATGGCATCTGCCTATGCGACAGCCTTTGGAACGCTTGCCGTGCTAGTGGCGCTGCTTGAACGACGGCGAGATGGTGTTGGCGATACAATCGAAGTTTCACTTCATAATGCGCTGCTCGAAGGGCTGAGCTACAACCACCTGAAGCTCGAAGACTTGCCTAATCGATATGTCGATCGGCGTGCCCGATGGGTGCGCAAAGGGGCTAAGTGCGACGAAACGACACTCCAACGCCTACTTGATCCGGTGTACCGTTCATATCGCTGCGCCGATGGTCGATATTTCTATCTGGCAACACCGCCACACCGCGACATTGTCCCGCGCACCTTATCCGCCTTGGGCCTCTGGGACGAACTGATCGCATCAGGCTTACCACTCGATTATCCTTATGCAGCCTCGGATCTTTGGAAAGATCGCGAAGAAGGCTCCATTTTCGGGCCTCCTCAGCTGGCTGATCGATGGTTCGACAAGCTTTATGACGGCTTGGTCTCACGCTTTGCCGAACGACCGGCCAGCGCCTGGGCCGACCATTTTCGGCAAGCCGGACTCAGCGGCCAGATCGTACAAACGCGAGAGGAGTGGCGTGCAGATCCTCATGCCCTGCAGAGCGGGCTGATCGATCAGGAGAGCGGTATGCCCGGCGTGCTGCTCTGGCCGATTGACGATGGGCCAAGAGGCGAAGCCGACCCTGTGTCCAATATGCGCGACGTCACCATTCTAGATCTGGCCAACGTGATTGCGGGTCCTACGTGCGCCGGCGCACTGGCGCGATTCGGACCGAGAATCATCAAAATCGATGCGCCGTCGCCAAACTTCGACCCATACATCACAGTGGTTCTTGCACTGCAATATGGGCGTGGCAAGGACAGTATGCTGCTTGATGTACGCACACCGCCCGGCCGGGACTTGTTTCACGAATTAGTGCGCAAATCGGACGTGATCACTTATAATGGCGCGCCTTCGCAACCGGGCGCTCTGGGTATCGCGCCAGCCAATTTAAGAGCTCTTAACCCTCGTGCCGCGTTGGTCCAAGTCAGCGCATATGGTGGTCCCTATACAGGCCCCAAATCGGATTGCCGCGGTTATGACGAAATCCTTCAGGCAGCGACAGGCATAATGGCCGCCCACAGGGAGGGGGACTATCCCCCCGAAGAATTTGCCCAATTTGGTTGCGTCGATGTGTTGACCGGCTTGCTGGGCTCTTGTGCGACTATGGCAGCAATACTCTCCCGTGGCGCCTCATGGGCGACATCTCTGGCGGCCGGAGCGCAGCTTATCCAACTGCCTTTGCTTTGTGGCGAATCGGGTGTTGGGGGACGGATCGAGACACTGGCCGATGGCTTTTATTACCTCGATGAAGATGTCCCGCCGATTTCTGATCCGGCGACTCTTTGCGTGGCGGAACTTGACGCGCGCGTGGCGACGCACGACTGGGCAGGTCACCGCGTAACTTCTTACCAAGAGCTTCGAGCAACCTTCGCTACCAATCGCGAAGATCTGCCCGACGCGATGACTAAAGGGATGGCGGCGTTCACGACTGACACCGGCCATCCCGTCGCGACATCGCTTACACTACTGGAGCAGACTGCAGTTCGCCGCGAGCGACCGATCATCGCGCCTGCTCGGCTGGAGAAATATGGGCAGTCGACCCGTGCCATTTGCGCCGAGCTAGGTTGCAGCGATGCTAAGTTCGAAGACTTGAAACAAGCCGGGGTGGTCGCGGAAAGCTGGCCGCAGCACACTCAGTTTCTTCCTGTTTAG
- a CDS encoding 3-hydroxybutyrate dehydrogenase, whose product MEMDVKVDLSGRVALVTGSTSGMGEAIARAFARSGAIVALHGLGEAEAIGNLVDELHCLSGREVAYFDHDLTDAENGDRLVDEVIRKYGRLDILVNNAGIQHVSDIADFPPEAWKRVLAVDLSAAFFATRRAVAGMRKRGWGRIVNTASTLGLVAELHKAAYVSAKHGLIGLTRATALDTAEDGVTCNAICPGWVLTPLASRQLDAAAERLELSREETARDHFLLLQPTRRFVEVDEVAATALFLCSNAAASITGVALPVDGGQMII is encoded by the coding sequence ATGGAGATGGATGTCAAAGTAGATTTATCAGGTCGGGTCGCGTTGGTGACCGGCTCGACGAGCGGGATGGGCGAAGCGATCGCGCGGGCGTTTGCGCGCAGCGGCGCAATTGTTGCCCTTCATGGCCTCGGCGAGGCCGAGGCAATCGGCAACCTCGTAGATGAATTGCATTGTCTTAGCGGACGCGAAGTTGCCTATTTTGACCATGACCTGACCGACGCCGAAAACGGCGATCGGCTAGTGGACGAGGTCATCCGCAAGTATGGTCGACTAGACATTCTCGTTAACAATGCCGGTATTCAACACGTTTCGGATATTGCGGATTTTCCCCCCGAAGCGTGGAAGCGCGTACTCGCCGTGGATCTTTCGGCTGCCTTTTTCGCTACCCGCAGGGCGGTGGCTGGCATGCGCAAGCGCGGCTGGGGACGTATCGTCAACACCGCGTCAACGCTTGGTCTTGTGGCGGAACTTCACAAGGCAGCTTATGTTTCGGCAAAACACGGCCTGATCGGGCTAACCCGCGCGACGGCGCTCGATACTGCGGAAGACGGCGTGACATGCAACGCGATTTGCCCCGGATGGGTGTTAACTCCCCTCGCATCGCGGCAGCTGGACGCTGCTGCAGAACGCCTGGAATTAAGTCGTGAGGAAACCGCGCGTGATCATTTCCTGCTTCTCCAGCCGACCCGGCGGTTCGTAGAGGTCGACGAAGTCGCCGCGACGGCTCTGTTCCTGTGCAGCAATGCAGCAGCGTCCATCACCGGTGTCGCTCTCCCAGTCGATGGGGGGCAGATGATCATATGA
- a CDS encoding ABC transporter ATP-binding protein, whose protein sequence is MSVPHPRYNESIAEFRSVAKSYDGKRLAVDNLDLEIRRGEFLTLLGPSGSGKTSALMMLAGFERPTSGRILLEGRDVADQPAHKRDIGVVFQNYALFPHMTAAQNIAFPLKVRRLSRAEVEARVEYALTMVRLDQMGSSRPGQMSGGQQQRIALARALVFNPSLIVMDEPLGALDKNLREEMQYEIKALHRQLGVTIVYVTHDQSEALTMSDRIAVFQKGRIIQLDSPRTIYDRPGNLFVACFLGENNQLAGKVVEKSSVGLGKVKLASGDIVRCQFPQAHNPGADVVLLVRPEDVLIGDLAVACDYRTTGTVREMIYHGQHFQVSIELADGEAIVALCRPGASASLAAGTAIAIGWQADHAVALVREP, encoded by the coding sequence ATGAGCGTTCCTCATCCACGGTACAACGAATCGATCGCCGAATTTCGATCTGTTGCGAAAAGCTACGACGGCAAGAGACTGGCGGTAGACAATCTCGATCTCGAGATCAGACGCGGCGAATTCCTGACCCTTTTAGGCCCATCTGGTTCCGGAAAAACAAGCGCCTTGATGATGCTGGCAGGCTTCGAGCGTCCGACATCTGGCCGTATTCTGCTCGAAGGACGCGATGTCGCAGACCAGCCTGCGCACAAACGCGATATCGGCGTTGTTTTCCAAAATTATGCACTGTTCCCCCATATGACTGCGGCACAGAACATCGCTTTTCCGCTTAAGGTTAGAAGGCTTTCCCGAGCCGAAGTCGAAGCCCGCGTCGAATACGCACTTACCATGGTCAGACTGGATCAGATGGGGAGCAGCCGACCGGGCCAGATGTCTGGCGGGCAACAACAAAGGATCGCGCTGGCCCGCGCGCTTGTTTTCAACCCATCGCTGATTGTCATGGACGAGCCACTCGGCGCGCTGGACAAGAATTTGCGCGAGGAAATGCAGTACGAAATCAAGGCGTTACACCGTCAGCTGGGTGTGACTATCGTGTATGTGACGCACGACCAGTCGGAAGCATTGACGATGTCAGACCGAATTGCTGTGTTTCAGAAAGGCAGGATTATTCAGCTGGATTCCCCGCGAACGATCTACGATCGGCCGGGCAACCTTTTCGTTGCCTGCTTCCTCGGGGAAAATAATCAGCTCGCTGGCAAGGTCGTCGAAAAAAGCAGTGTCGGACTTGGCAAAGTCAAACTTGCATCGGGCGATATCGTCCGATGCCAGTTCCCCCAAGCACATAATCCCGGCGCCGACGTTGTCCTGCTGGTTCGCCCCGAGGATGTGCTGATTGGCGATCTCGCGGTGGCGTGCGATTACAGGACAACCGGGACTGTCAGGGAGATGATCTACCATGGGCAGCATTTCCAGGTGTCGATCGAGTTGGCGGACGGCGAGGCCATCGTGGCACTGTGCCGACCAGGAGCCAGTGCTTCGCTGGCTGCAGGGACTGCGATAGCGATCGGCTGGCAAGCCGATCATGCGGTTGCGCTGGTCCGCGAGCCGTGA